A region of Maridesulfovibrio sp. DNA encodes the following proteins:
- a CDS encoding aspartate carbamoyltransferase catalytic subunit codes for MEWRHKDLLDVTQLSKKEVQHVFETATYFQEINSRPVKKVPTLKGHSVVLFFAEPSTRTKTSFDMAGKRLSCDTFSLAKSSSSLTKGETLKDTALTLQAMNPDGIVLRHWASGAAQFLAERLDCSIINAGDGRHAHPTQALLDGFTLYQEWGSLAGKTVLILGDIAHSRVARSNLILLNLMGAKVRFCGPRTLLPPHIRKWDAEVYTDINEACKGVDAVMCLRLQLERQQDGLLPDLREYSNYFGLGHKQIELAKPDVKILHPGPMNRGVEINSELADCEASLVLDQVASGVATRMALLYLYLTRKK; via the coding sequence ATGGAATGGCGACATAAAGATTTGCTGGATGTTACCCAGCTCAGCAAAAAGGAAGTGCAGCATGTTTTCGAAACTGCCACTTACTTTCAGGAAATCAACTCCCGTCCGGTAAAAAAGGTACCTACTCTGAAAGGCCATAGCGTGGTCCTTTTTTTTGCCGAACCAAGCACCCGGACCAAAACTTCCTTTGATATGGCGGGGAAGCGTCTTTCCTGCGATACCTTCTCCCTTGCCAAAAGCTCCAGCAGCCTGACCAAGGGAGAGACCCTTAAAGATACTGCCCTGACCCTGCAGGCCATGAATCCGGACGGCATAGTCCTGCGCCACTGGGCCAGCGGCGCAGCTCAGTTTCTGGCCGAAAGGCTCGATTGCAGCATAATCAATGCCGGGGACGGGCGCCACGCACATCCGACTCAGGCCCTGCTGGACGGCTTCACCCTCTATCAGGAATGGGGGTCCCTTGCAGGTAAAACAGTACTCATCCTCGGGGACATAGCCCACAGCCGTGTAGCCCGCTCCAACCTGATCCTGCTCAACCTTATGGGCGCCAAGGTCCGTTTCTGCGGCCCACGCACCCTGCTGCCGCCTCATATCAGAAAGTGGGACGCTGAAGTCTACACCGATATCAACGAGGCCTGCAAAGGAGTTGATGCTGTAATGTGTTTACGGCTGCAGCTGGAACGGCAGCAGGACGGTCTTTTACCCGACCTGCGTGAGTACTCCAACTACTTCGGCCTCGGTCACAAGCAGATTGAACTTGCCAAACCTGATGTAAAAATCCTGCACCCCGGTCCCATGAACCGCGGGGTGGAGATCAACTCCGAACTTGCCGACTGTGAAGCAAGCCTTGTGCTTGATCAGGTTGCATCCGGCGTAGCAACGCGTATGGCTTTGCTTTATTTATATCTGACACGAAAGAAATAA
- a CDS encoding dihydroorotase: MSHPELVIRKAVWKGEEVDLLVADGKILEVKPSSDTMYEGAEIVAAKGLLLMPSMTDVHTHLREPGFEYKEDIASGLKAAVHGGFSNIMCMANTDPVNDNAVVTDDMLRKAKAAFPEGGPRLFPIGALTKGLKGEELAPMHEMAEAGCAAFSNDGLPVKDSELFRRAMEYGSDTGRPIIDHCEDPYLAPAAGVNEGEVSSVLGLAAQPDVAEAAQVARDLLMAEYLDMHIHLAHISCRKSVDLIAWAKKRGVKVTAETCPHYLLLTEEALNGYSSDTKVNPPLRTADDVQALLAGIKDGTIDMFATDHAPHAAHEKEVEFMYAPCGISGLDSALSLTWTLVADGKITFDDFIRMWTTAPCETFNLPLNSFKAGDPADFFLFDPSEEWVLNSASMLSKGKNTPFRGQTMKGRVISHFLSGKKIV; encoded by the coding sequence ATGTCCCACCCAGAACTGGTTATCCGCAAGGCTGTCTGGAAAGGCGAAGAAGTTGATCTTCTTGTTGCTGACGGTAAAATTTTGGAAGTAAAACCTTCCTCAGACACCATGTACGAGGGAGCTGAAATAGTAGCTGCAAAGGGTCTGCTGCTCATGCCTTCCATGACCGATGTGCACACCCACCTGCGCGAACCGGGCTTTGAATACAAAGAAGACATTGCATCCGGCCTGAAAGCGGCCGTACATGGCGGATTTTCCAACATCATGTGCATGGCTAATACCGATCCGGTCAACGACAATGCGGTTGTAACTGACGACATGCTGCGTAAGGCCAAGGCTGCCTTTCCTGAAGGCGGGCCGAGACTATTTCCCATCGGCGCCCTGACCAAAGGACTTAAAGGCGAAGAACTGGCCCCCATGCATGAAATGGCTGAAGCCGGCTGTGCCGCATTTTCCAATGACGGTCTTCCGGTCAAGGACAGCGAACTTTTCCGCCGGGCCATGGAATACGGTTCCGATACCGGCAGACCCATCATCGACCATTGTGAAGACCCCTACCTTGCACCTGCAGCCGGGGTAAACGAAGGAGAGGTTTCCTCCGTACTGGGGCTGGCTGCACAGCCGGATGTAGCCGAGGCCGCACAGGTTGCCCGCGACCTGCTCATGGCTGAATATCTGGATATGCACATCCATCTGGCCCATATCTCCTGCCGCAAGTCTGTTGACCTTATCGCATGGGCCAAGAAACGCGGGGTGAAAGTCACCGCTGAGACATGCCCGCACTACCTGCTGCTCACCGAAGAAGCACTAAACGGATACAGCTCGGACACCAAGGTCAACCCGCCCCTGCGTACAGCAGATGACGTGCAGGCCCTGCTGGCAGGCATCAAGGACGGCACCATTGATATGTTCGCCACCGACCATGCGCCCCATGCGGCTCATGAAAAAGAAGTGGAATTCATGTACGCTCCCTGCGGCATCTCCGGCCTTGATTCTGCCCTCTCCCTGACCTGGACGCTGGTAGCTGACGGCAAGATTACCTTTGATGACTTCATCCGCATGTGGACAACAGCTCCCTGCGAGACTTTCAATCTGCCACTGAACAGCTTTAAAGCCGGTGATCCTGCCGACTTCTTCCTCTTTGATCCCAGTGAAGAATGGGTGTTGAATTCCGCCAGCATGCTCTCCAAAGGGAAAAACACTCCTTTTCGCGGACAAACCATGAAAGGACGGGTCATAAGCCATTTCCTTAGTGGCAAAAAAATAGTATGA
- a CDS encoding amidohydrolase family protein, which translates to MTSGENPVIEDFALIHDGNCILETGTWSVLKNTFSGDVQDLGEVTIVPGLINAHVHLELSHLKGRTVQRKGFTNWIKSLLSNPLYDLDSEAVSEAVQQMRDNGTAFCVDISTRNCAQVASIMDKLGMGFYACCEAIGTQQPKEGAKFFPQKEFTYGRAAGSGHSLYSTGSELLQAVKIANDAAGLPYPIHLAENAEEDEIVAQGTGEFAEMLKGAGLLADCGRKGLRPVEYADQLGLLDESTLAVHCVRVNEGDISTLAERKVNVCLCPRSNTYIGEGRAPWEMILKSGINTCLGTDSIASNHDLSMWNELEYLLENINISMSPAEALALVTGNSAKALKIDASYGSLEKGKRAVYATVPAHLEDLLF; encoded by the coding sequence ATGACCAGCGGGGAAAATCCGGTTATTGAGGATTTTGCCCTCATTCACGACGGTAATTGTATCCTTGAAACGGGAACATGGTCCGTGCTGAAAAATACTTTTTCCGGAGATGTGCAAGATCTCGGTGAAGTCACAATCGTTCCAGGTCTGATCAATGCCCATGTCCATCTTGAGCTTTCCCACCTGAAAGGCAGGACAGTGCAGAGAAAAGGGTTCACCAACTGGATCAAATCCCTGCTATCCAATCCTCTTTACGATCTGGACTCGGAAGCGGTCAGCGAAGCAGTTCAACAAATGCGTGACAACGGCACTGCTTTCTGCGTGGACATCTCCACACGCAACTGTGCTCAAGTCGCATCCATTATGGATAAGCTGGGTATGGGCTTTTACGCCTGCTGTGAAGCAATCGGTACTCAACAGCCCAAGGAAGGGGCCAAATTCTTTCCGCAAAAAGAATTCACATACGGACGGGCTGCCGGATCAGGGCATTCCCTTTACTCCACCGGCTCGGAACTGCTGCAGGCAGTAAAAATAGCAAACGATGCGGCAGGGCTGCCCTATCCCATCCATCTTGCAGAAAACGCAGAAGAAGATGAAATCGTGGCTCAGGGAACCGGAGAATTTGCCGAAATGCTCAAAGGGGCCGGACTGCTTGCCGACTGCGGCAGAAAGGGACTTCGCCCCGTGGAATACGCTGATCAACTAGGTCTGCTTGATGAATCAACCCTTGCGGTCCATTGTGTCCGGGTAAATGAGGGGGACATCAGCACCCTTGCCGAGCGCAAGGTAAATGTCTGCCTTTGCCCGCGCTCCAATACATATATCGGCGAAGGCCGTGCCCCGTGGGAAATGATTCTGAAATCTGGTATAAACACTTGTCTGGGTACGGACAGCATAGCCTCCAACCATGATTTATCCATGTGGAACGAGCTGGAGTACCTGCTGGAAAACATTAATATTTCCATGTCCCCGGCTGAAGCGCTTGCACTTGTGACCGGCAACAGCGCCAAGGCCCTGAAAATTGATGCTTCATACGGATCTCTGGAAAAGGGAAAAAGGGCTGTTTACGCAACAGTTCCCGCCCATCTTGAAGATCTTTTATTTTAA